Part of the Pseudomonas sp. Leaf58 genome is shown below.
ACCCATTTGGCTGAGCTGCCGCTGTACCTGGCTTTTGGCCGCAGCGACCAGGCCAAGGCCCTGCTGGACCTATTCGACAAGCGCATGGCCGAACTGGTGCGCAGCGGTGAGCTGAAGCCGATTTTTCAGCATTGGCAGCAGCCGTATCCGTTCAGCCCCGATAGCAAACCGCATTGAGATAGGGTCGGGCCTGGTTAACCTAAGCATCGAACTTTTCGATCTTACCCCGCGGTATTCAGCCGGCCCACATTCCCCAACCTGCTGATACAATCGGCCCACGAGAAATTTTCAACTTATTCCAGGAGCACAACGTGCCCGTCGTCTTTGTTGCCGCCTCTAAACTCCCGACGCCTTTCGCGACCTTCACCATGCACGGCTTCCTCGACGAAGCCACGGGCCGTGAGCATGTGGTGCTCAGCCTGGGTGACATCGCGGATGGCCAACCGGTGCTGGGGCGCCTGCACTCCGAGTGCCTGACCGGCGATGCCCTGTTTAGCCAGCGCTGTGACTGCGGTTCGCAACTGGAAGCCGCATTGCAGGCCATCGCCCGCGAAGGCCGTGGTGTGCTGCTGTATCTGCGCCAGGAAGGCCGTGGCATTGGCCTGCTTAACAAGATTCGCGCCTACGAGCTGCAGGATGGCGGCGCCGATACGGTCGAGGCCAACGAGCGCCTGGGCTTCGCGGCCGACCAACGCGACTATGCCATGTGCCTGCCAATGCTGGAGCACCTGGGGGTGAAGTCGCTGCGCCTGATGACCAATAACCCGCGCAAGGTCAAAGCCTTGACCGACATGAACATCGTCGTCGCCGAGCGCGTACCGCTGCACACCGGTCACAACCCGCACAACCGCTACTACCTGGCGACCAAGGCCGGCAAACTCGGCCACATGCTGGGTAACGAGCACCAGGGCGAGGTGCCTCAGGCGTGACCCGCGCCGAGGTCAAGCGGCGCCTGGCGCTGGCCTGGTGGCAGTACCTGGCAGTCGGTTTGGTGCCGCTGCCGGTCATGGCCTGGGCCTTTGGTGGTGGTGATGCACGGGTACCGGTGCTGGCCATGCCGCTGTTCATTGCCGGCGCGGCGACCATGTTCCTCAGCCTGCCGCGCTTCGGGGCCTACAAGCGCACACTCATTGCCACCGCCAAGGTGCTGGGCAGCGGCGAAGAGCCCGCCGCCTGGATCGAGTTGGCGCGGGTACGGCGCCTGGCCATGCTGTATGCCTGCTTCCCAGCCTGGGTCGCCGCGCTGTCGGTGCTGGTCGGCCTCGAGGCGGTGCCGCAGATCTTGCTGGCGTTGTCCACCGTGGTGGTGCTGTACCTCTATCGCATTCCGCGCCAGCTCGGCTGATGCGGCGGCTGCCTGGCCTGCTGGCGCTGTTCGCCTGCACTGCACTGGCTGGCGAACCCCTGCGGGTGGTCAGCCTGGCCCCCTCGATGAGCGAGATCATGCTCGAGCTGCAGGCCGAAGACCTGTTGGTCGGCGTACTCGACGGTGGCGAGCGCCCGGCGGCGCTGCGCGGCCTGCCCTCAGTGGGGCGCCAGGGGCAACTGGACATGGAGCGCCTGCTCAGCCTGCGCCCCGACCTGTTGCTGCTGTGGCCGGGCAGTGTGCCGCTGGCCCAGCGCGACCAGCTCAAGCGCCTGGGCATCGCCACTTTCAGCAGCGAACCCCATGACATAGACCAGCTGATCGAGCAGATCGAAGCCATCGCCGAGCGTGTCGGCCGGGCCGAACAAGGCCATCAGTATGCCCAGGCTCTGCGCGAGCGGTTGCAGCAACTGCGCCAGCAGTATCGGCGTGACGAGCCTTTGCAGGTGTTCTACCAGGTCTGGGACCGGCCGTTGTACACGCTCGGTGGCCGCCAGGTGGTGAGCGACGCCTTGGCCGTGTGCGGGGCGCGCAATGTTTTCGCCGACCTCACCCTGCCGGCACCGCAAGTGAATGTGGAGTCTGTGCTGCTGCGCAATCCGCAGGTCATTCTGGCCGGCGACCAGGCGCAACTGGCGAGTTGGAAGGCTTGGCCGCAGTTGCGGGCGGTGGCCGATGATCGTTTGCTGGTGGTGCCTGACAAAGGCCTGGAGCGCCCCAGCGGGCAGATGATCGAGGCCACGGCGCAGTTGTGTGCGCTGCTCGAGGCTACAGCGCCGGCGTCCAGGTAGCGCTAAACAGCCAAGTGCGGCCTTCTTCGCGATAGCCGTAGTTGTTGCCCAAGTGGTTGTAATGGGTGCGGCTGTACTGCTTGTCTAGCAAGTTCTGCAGTTTCAGGTCCAGCGTAAGCTCGTGGCTTGCCGCCCAGCTTCCGCGTAGGCCTAGCACGCCGTAGCCACTGATTGGGTCGGTATTGGCTTCGTCGTTGAAGCTACTGCTGACAGTTTGCCAGGTAGCGCCAAAAGCGAAGTGGTCGAACTGACGGTCGATGTCCAGACTCAAGGTGCGTCGGGCCCGGCGGGGCAGGGTATGGCCGTTCTCTCGGTTGCGTGGATCGATCAGTGCCAGGCCTAGTTGCGACGTCCAGCCGTTCCACTCCTGGCTCAGGGCCATCTCGAAGCCGTTGATGCGGGCGGCGCCGACGTTCTCGGGCTTTTCGCTGTATTCGATCGCGTCACGCAGGTCAGTGCGGTACAGCGAAGTTTCCAGTTTGCTGCTTGCGCTCAGTTGGCTGCGCCACTGCAATTCATAGCTTTTCGAGTGCTCGGGCTTGAGGTCTGGGTTGTTGTAACCCGGGTAGTACAGGTCGTTGAAGGTGGGGGCCCGGAAGCCTTCGCTGTAGGACAACAATAGGTCGTTGGCCGTGTTGAGCGGTACTGTCAGGCTGCCGCTCCAGGTGGTCTGCCCACCGAACTGTTGGTTCGTGTCATGGCGCAGGCCAATTTCGCTGGAAAAGTCTTCGCCATGAAAGCGATGCTGGGCGAACACCGCGCGATTCCAGCGACTGTCTTCAGTGAAGTCGGCACTGGCATGAACACGGTCTTCATACCAGTCGCCACCCAGCAGCAAACTGTTGCGCTCATCCAGTGTCAGGGTGTTCTGCCAGGAGGCCTGGTCGCGGTAGGTATTGAACGGGGCGCTTGACTGGCTGAGCTTGTCTCGGCTGTCGTCACGGTTCTCGCTATGAGCCAGCTCGAAGCGTGCGTTCCACTGCTCGCTGACCTGGGCATCCAGATAGCTGCCGATGCTGCTGACCGCGAAGTCCGAATAGGGCTCTTGTGGGTTGGCCCCGCGTGGCTCGTCGAATTCGTGGCGCCCGCGGCTATCGAGCAGGTTCAACCCTGCCTCGAAGCGCTCGCCAAAGGTATGGCTCAGGCTCAGGTTGAGTGACTTGTTGCGGTAGGCGTCATGGTCGCCATCGCTGGCGAACGACGGCCCGGTCGAGTCGATGCCGGCGGTTTCATCCAGGCTGGCACCAAGGTTAAAGCGCGTGGCTCCGTTGCCACCGGAAAGCCCCAGGCTGCGTTGGAACGTCTGGTTGCTACCTGCCGCCATGCGCAGGCGCGGCTGTAGGCCGGGGCCGCTGCTGCGCCGGGTGAAAATTTGGATAACCCCACCAATGGCATCGCTGCCGTACACCGCCGAGCGCGAGCCGCGCAGCACTTCGACCCGCTCGATCTGGTCGACATCGAGAAACTGCAGGCCGCTGTCGCCCGACGTGGTGTTGGCGATGCGCACGCCATCGACCAGCACCAGGCTTTGTGCAGCCTTGGTGCCGCGGATGAAGATGCCCGGCAGGCTGCCACGGCCACCGGTGGGCGCTACTTGCACGCCGGGCACGCGGCTGAGCAGGTCGGTGACGTTGGTGGGTTGCAGGCGGTCGATATCGGCGCGGGTGAATACCGTGTTGGCGGCGCTGGTGGCGGTGCGTGACTCGACCTGGCGGCTGGCGCTGATCAGTACGTCGGGGAGCTTGAGGGCGTCGTCGCGTTCGGCGGCCAGCAGGGGGAGCGGGAGGCAGAGCAGGGTGGCAAAGGTTGGGAATTTCATTACGGCTTCCAAAGCAATCGCCGGCAAGCCAGCTCTCACAGGTACGGCACAGTACTCAAGGGCTGTGTTGTACCTGTGGGAGCTGGCTTGCCGGCGATGGGCCGCAAAGCGGCCCCGGGGATTACAGGCCGAGCTTGGCCATGCGGGCTTTCACCGAAGCCTCGATCCCGGCTGCATCCAGCCCGCACTCAGCCAGCATTTGCGCGGGCTTGGCATGTTCGACATAGATGTCCGGCAGGCCCAAGTGCAGCAGCGGTTTCACGACCGCTTCATTGGCCAGGAACTCACCAACAGCGGCCCCGGCACCGCCCATGATGGCGTTCTCTTCGAGGGTGACCAGCAGCTCATGGCTACCAGCCAGTTCCAGCACCAGGGCCTCGTCCAGCGGCTTGACGAAGCGCATGTCGACCACCGTAGCGTTGATCTGCTCAGCCACCTTCATGGCCTCGGCAAGTTGCACGCCGAATACCAACATGGCGACTTTCACGCCCTGGCGGCGGACCACGCCCCTGCCGATTTCCAGCGGTTCAAGGTCACCGCTGACTGGCGCATTAGGGCCGGT
Proteins encoded:
- the ribA gene encoding GTP cyclohydrolase II, giving the protein MPVVFVAASKLPTPFATFTMHGFLDEATGREHVVLSLGDIADGQPVLGRLHSECLTGDALFSQRCDCGSQLEAALQAIAREGRGVLLYLRQEGRGIGLLNKIRAYELQDGGADTVEANERLGFAADQRDYAMCLPMLEHLGVKSLRLMTNNPRKVKALTDMNIVVAERVPLHTGHNPHNRYYLATKAGKLGHMLGNEHQGEVPQA
- a CDS encoding cobalamin-binding protein, which produces MRRLPGLLALFACTALAGEPLRVVSLAPSMSEIMLELQAEDLLVGVLDGGERPAALRGLPSVGRQGQLDMERLLSLRPDLLLLWPGSVPLAQRDQLKRLGIATFSSEPHDIDQLIEQIEAIAERVGRAEQGHQYAQALRERLQQLRQQYRRDEPLQVFYQVWDRPLYTLGGRQVVSDALAVCGARNVFADLTLPAPQVNVESVLLRNPQVILAGDQAQLASWKAWPQLRAVADDRLLVVPDKGLERPSGQMIEATAQLCALLEATAPASR
- a CDS encoding TonB-dependent receptor domain-containing protein, which produces MKFPTFATLLCLPLPLLAAERDDALKLPDVLISASRQVESRTATSAANTVFTRADIDRLQPTNVTDLLSRVPGVQVAPTGGRGSLPGIFIRGTKAAQSLVLVDGVRIANTTSGDSGLQFLDVDQIERVEVLRGSRSAVYGSDAIGGVIQIFTRRSSGPGLQPRLRMAAGSNQTFQRSLGLSGGNGATRFNLGASLDETAGIDSTGPSFASDGDHDAYRNKSLNLSLSHTFGERFEAGLNLLDSRGRHEFDEPRGANPQEPYSDFAVSSIGSYLDAQVSEQWNARFELAHSENRDDSRDKLSQSSAPFNTYRDQASWQNTLTLDERNSLLLGGDWYEDRVHASADFTEDSRWNRAVFAQHRFHGEDFSSEIGLRHDTNQQFGGQTTWSGSLTVPLNTANDLLLSYSEGFRAPTFNDLYYPGYNNPDLKPEHSKSYELQWRSQLSASSKLETSLYRTDLRDAIEYSEKPENVGAARINGFEMALSQEWNGWTSQLGLALIDPRNRENGHTLPRRARRTLSLDIDRQFDHFAFGATWQTVSSSFNDEANTDPISGYGVLGLRGSWAASHELTLDLKLQNLLDKQYSRTHYNHLGNNYGYREEGRTWLFSATWTPAL